In Arthrobacter sp. B3I4, the following proteins share a genomic window:
- a CDS encoding SRPBCC family protein, protein MGARWRAVTTSGRRKVPFDLEVTEYARPERLGSVTRMGAADISGFLTFAPETDGTRMTWTWDLRPKGLLKLAAPLLAALGRRREQRIWSALKAHLEAAEEP, encoded by the coding sequence GTGGGCGCCCGGTGGCGGGCCGTCACGACGTCGGGCAGGCGGAAAGTGCCGTTCGACCTTGAGGTCACCGAGTACGCCCGCCCGGAACGGCTGGGCTCAGTGACCCGCATGGGCGCGGCGGACATCAGCGGGTTCCTGACCTTCGCACCGGAGACGGACGGAACCCGGATGACGTGGACCTGGGACCTCCGGCCGAAAGGACTGCTGAAGCTCGCGGCGCCGCTGTTGGCAGCCCTGGGACGCAGGCGGGAGCAACGGATCTGGTCCGCCCTGAAGGCACATCTTGAAGCGGCTGAGGAGCCTTGA
- a CDS encoding DUF4386 family protein, whose product MSALLWPKAGAWAPLYRTGGVAGILFVLFGLAALALYALNPPPVSGGGATLRFIDDHKASYIAQQILWLVPSLFGLVVFVALLIVLLPASPGLAVLGFAVGGASWTALLAVPVTSEGTLSLVYLSDQYAAAPDAGTRSAFVAAAEALVAENNTVSLAGALTPLGLLLISLPLRRGVLPHWAGWLGIVTGALGLASEALRFALPALYTVYGPLLWAWFAVVGVSLLRLARRTQADGTPGIRRPQKTPRGQGTT is encoded by the coding sequence ATGTCGGCGCTCTTATGGCCCAAGGCCGGGGCGTGGGCTCCCCTGTACCGGACCGGCGGTGTCGCCGGGATTCTCTTCGTCCTCTTCGGGCTGGCAGCCCTTGCGCTGTACGCCCTGAATCCCCCGCCGGTCTCCGGGGGCGGGGCAACCCTGCGGTTCATCGACGACCACAAGGCCTCCTACATAGCCCAGCAGATTCTCTGGCTCGTGCCGTCGCTGTTCGGGCTTGTCGTCTTCGTCGCGCTCCTTATCGTCCTGCTGCCCGCCAGTCCCGGCCTTGCGGTCCTGGGCTTCGCGGTGGGTGGCGCATCCTGGACCGCACTCCTTGCCGTCCCGGTGACGAGCGAGGGGACCCTGTCGCTCGTGTACCTCAGCGACCAGTACGCTGCAGCTCCCGACGCCGGCACGAGATCCGCCTTCGTCGCGGCGGCGGAGGCGCTGGTGGCGGAAAACAACACCGTCTCCCTCGCCGGGGCCCTCACCCCGCTGGGACTGCTGCTGATCTCGCTGCCCCTGCGCCGGGGTGTTCTGCCGCACTGGGCCGGCTGGCTGGGGATCGTCACCGGAGCCCTCGGCCTCGCCAGCGAGGCCCTGCGCTTCGCGCTGCCGGCCCTCTACACCGTGTACGGGCCACTGCTGTGGGCCTGGTTCGCCGTCGTGGGCGTCTCACTCCTTCGGTTGGCACGTCGCACCCAGGCCGACGGCACGCCGGGCATCCGCCGCCCCCAGAAGACCCCAAGGGGACAGGGAACAACATGA
- a CDS encoding DUF4383 domain-containing protein — protein MTTTTHARTASRTIVQKASLAVGAVFLLVGILGFVPGITTNYESLQFAGHHSEAMLLGLFQVSALHNIVHLLFGAAGLLLARSATGAKSFLLYGGIVYLVLFVYGLVVPEDSAGDFVPLNSLDNILHLVLGLGMVALAVLLTRGASAKARA, from the coding sequence ATGACAACCACGACCCACGCCCGCACCGCTTCCCGGACCATCGTGCAGAAGGCCAGCCTCGCCGTCGGCGCCGTCTTCCTGCTGGTCGGCATCCTGGGCTTCGTCCCGGGAATCACCACCAACTACGAGTCGCTGCAGTTCGCCGGCCACCACTCGGAGGCGATGCTGCTGGGCCTGTTCCAGGTGTCGGCGCTGCACAACATCGTCCACCTGCTCTTCGGCGCGGCCGGCCTACTGCTGGCCCGCTCCGCCACCGGCGCCAAGTCGTTCCTGCTCTACGGCGGGATCGTCTACCTGGTCCTGTTCGTGTACGGCCTGGTGGTCCCCGAAGATTCAGCCGGCGACTTCGTGCCGCTGAACAGCCTGGACAACATCCTCCACCTGGTGCTTGGTCTCGGCATGGTCGCCCTCGCGGTTCTCCTGACCCGCGGCGCCAGCGCCAAGGCCCGCGCCTAA
- a CDS encoding TfoX/Sxy family protein: MEMPKASDADKEHFRSVMPDHPDVVVKPMFGNLGAFVNGNMFAGLFGPTIGVKLGPEDKKTLEGSERTVPFGPTERPMGGYTGLPEIWNGEGDGDDARAKAWVEKAFEYIAGLPPKAPKPPRGSKTKAGQE, translated from the coding sequence ATGGAAATGCCCAAGGCGTCCGACGCCGACAAGGAACACTTCCGCTCGGTGATGCCCGACCACCCCGACGTCGTCGTCAAGCCGATGTTCGGCAATCTCGGAGCGTTCGTCAACGGCAACATGTTCGCCGGCCTGTTCGGGCCCACTATCGGCGTCAAGCTGGGCCCGGAGGACAAGAAGACGCTTGAGGGCAGCGAGCGCACTGTCCCGTTCGGCCCGACCGAACGGCCCATGGGCGGCTACACCGGACTGCCGGAGATCTGGAACGGCGAGGGCGACGGCGACGACGCGCGGGCCAAGGCTTGGGTAGAGAAGGCCTTCGAGTACATAGCGGGACTACCGCCAAAAGCACCCAAACCGCCGAGGGGTTCAAAAACCAAAGCCGGCCAAGAGTAG
- a CDS encoding matrixin family metalloprotease encodes MPFSAVISIAVVVVLYFSPALIDRFVVEPFRPYLPGATAPPPGVEAARAPLGLPPAASPSKAFVLQPVSDLSQPFVAYDPCRPIHYAVRPENAPAGGEELIRQAVAEVSAATGLRFVSDGTTAEAPGDQRKPYQPDRYGNRWAPVLIAWSTPAQSPRLEGKVAGFGGSARAEASDRRSAFITGQVVLDAPDLSTIMQRPNGPMQVRAIIMHELGHVVGLDHVDDPTQLMNAENSGVLGFAEGDRAGLAVLGGGPCIPEL; translated from the coding sequence ATGCCCTTTTCCGCAGTGATCAGCATTGCGGTCGTCGTAGTCCTGTATTTCAGCCCGGCGTTGATTGACCGGTTCGTCGTGGAGCCGTTCCGGCCGTACCTCCCCGGCGCTACCGCGCCCCCGCCTGGGGTTGAGGCGGCAAGGGCGCCCCTCGGGCTGCCGCCGGCAGCCTCCCCGTCCAAGGCGTTTGTCCTGCAGCCCGTTTCCGACCTGTCCCAGCCTTTCGTCGCCTACGATCCATGCCGCCCCATCCACTACGCTGTCAGGCCCGAGAACGCGCCCGCCGGCGGGGAAGAGCTGATCCGGCAGGCCGTGGCGGAGGTTTCAGCGGCAACTGGGCTGCGGTTCGTCAGCGACGGCACGACCGCCGAGGCCCCGGGCGACCAGCGCAAGCCGTACCAGCCAGACCGTTACGGCAACCGCTGGGCACCGGTGCTGATCGCTTGGTCGACGCCGGCGCAGAGCCCGCGTCTCGAGGGCAAAGTAGCGGGCTTCGGCGGCAGCGCCCGGGCCGAGGCTTCCGACCGTCGCTCGGCGTTCATTACCGGGCAGGTGGTGCTTGATGCTCCGGACCTGTCGACAATTATGCAGCGCCCCAATGGGCCGATGCAGGTGCGCGCGATCATCATGCACGAACTGGGCCACGTCGTCGGGCTGGACCATGTCGACGATCCGACGCAGTTGATGAATGCCGAGAACAGCGGGGTCCTGGGTTTTGCCGAAGGGGACCGCGCCGGGCTGGCTGTTCTGGGCGGCGGGCCCTGCATTCCGGAACTTTGA
- a CDS encoding triacylglycerol lipase: MSLLTRTLSIAAAAVLAASLAAAPAQAGTLDVAPPGANDWTCKPSAEHPYPVILVPGTFESMVKNWSTLSPVLKSSGYCVFALNYGETNGVYATAPVAKSAQELAPFVDAVRAATGAKKVDLVGHSQGGMMPRYYMDFLGGAKYVHHLVGIAPSNHGTKGVIVPPPGFVPPPDYTAAGCAACADQQAGSAFMQQLNSIGDTVAGPSYTVISTVHDEVVIPYNSQFLNGSARQVTNITIQDKCPADVIEHDQAPNDPVVHQLVTNALGQASGPADPAYQPSCL; the protein is encoded by the coding sequence ATGTCACTGCTCACCAGAACCCTGTCCATCGCGGCCGCCGCCGTCCTCGCAGCATCCCTGGCTGCGGCCCCCGCCCAGGCCGGCACCCTGGACGTGGCCCCGCCCGGAGCCAACGACTGGACCTGCAAACCCTCAGCCGAGCACCCCTACCCGGTGATCCTGGTGCCCGGGACCTTCGAAAGCATGGTGAAGAACTGGTCCACGCTGTCGCCGGTCCTGAAGAGCTCCGGGTACTGCGTATTCGCCCTCAACTACGGCGAGACGAACGGCGTGTACGCCACCGCCCCGGTGGCTAAATCCGCGCAGGAACTGGCCCCCTTCGTGGACGCGGTACGCGCGGCCACCGGCGCCAAGAAAGTGGACCTGGTAGGCCACAGCCAGGGCGGCATGATGCCTCGCTACTACATGGACTTCCTGGGCGGAGCGAAGTATGTCCACCACCTCGTGGGGATCGCGCCGTCCAACCACGGCACAAAAGGAGTGATCGTCCCGCCGCCGGGATTCGTCCCGCCTCCCGACTACACCGCTGCCGGCTGTGCCGCCTGCGCCGACCAGCAGGCCGGGTCGGCGTTCATGCAGCAGCTCAACTCCATCGGCGACACCGTCGCAGGACCGTCCTACACCGTCATATCCACGGTCCACGATGAGGTGGTCATTCCCTACAACAGCCAGTTCCTCAACGGCTCGGCCCGGCAGGTCACCAACATCACCATCCAGGACAAGTGCCCGGCCGACGTCATCGAACATGACCAGGCGCCCAACGACCCGGTGGTGCACCAGCTGGTGACGAACGCCTTGGGCCAGGCCTCCGGCCCCGCCGATCCGGCCTACCAGCCCAGCTGCCTATAG